One region of Caldimonas thermodepolymerans genomic DNA includes:
- the secY gene encoding preprotein translocase subunit SecY, whose protein sequence is MATNPTQLAKTGKFGDLRRRLVFLLLALVVYRIGAHIPVPGIDPNQLQQLFQGQQGGILSLFNMFSGGALSRFTVFALGIMPYISASIIMQLMTYVIPTLEALKKEGEAGRRKITQYTRYGTLGLALFQSLSIAIALESSQGLVLNPGFGFRISAMISLTAGTMFLMWLGEQITERGLGNGISILIFAGIAAGLPSAIGGLFELVRTGAMSILVSLFIIALVVLVTYFVVFVERGQRKILVNYAKRQVGNRVYGGQSSHLPLKLNMAGVIPPIFASSIILLPATVVSWFSTGDSMRWLKNIADALHPGQPPYVMLYAAAIIFFCFFYTALVFNSRETADNLKKSGAFIPGIRPGEQTARYIDKILSRLTLAGALYITAVCLLPEFLILKYNVPFYFGGTSLLIIVVVTMDFWAQVQSYVMSQQYESLLKKANFKAG, encoded by the coding sequence GTGGCAACCAACCCGACCCAGCTGGCCAAGACCGGGAAGTTCGGCGACCTGCGTCGCCGGCTCGTCTTCCTGCTGCTGGCGCTCGTGGTCTACCGCATCGGCGCGCACATCCCCGTGCCGGGCATCGACCCGAACCAGCTGCAGCAGCTCTTCCAGGGGCAACAAGGCGGCATCCTGAGCCTGTTCAACATGTTCTCGGGGGGCGCGCTGTCGCGCTTCACCGTGTTCGCGTTGGGCATCATGCCGTACATCTCCGCGTCGATCATCATGCAGTTGATGACCTACGTGATCCCGACGCTGGAGGCGCTGAAGAAGGAAGGTGAAGCCGGACGGCGCAAGATCACGCAGTACACCCGGTACGGCACGCTGGGCCTGGCGCTGTTCCAGTCGCTGTCCATCGCGATCGCGCTGGAGAGCTCGCAGGGCCTGGTGCTGAACCCGGGCTTCGGCTTCCGCATCTCGGCGATGATCAGCCTGACCGCGGGGACCATGTTCCTGATGTGGCTGGGCGAGCAGATCACCGAGCGCGGGCTGGGCAACGGCATCTCGATCCTGATCTTCGCGGGTATCGCGGCCGGCCTGCCGAGCGCCATCGGCGGCCTGTTCGAGCTGGTGCGCACCGGCGCGATGAGCATCCTGGTGTCGCTGTTCATCATCGCCCTGGTGGTGCTGGTGACCTACTTCGTGGTGTTCGTCGAGCGTGGCCAGCGCAAGATCCTGGTGAACTACGCCAAGCGCCAGGTGGGCAACCGGGTGTACGGCGGCCAGTCCTCGCACCTGCCGTTGAAGCTGAACATGGCCGGGGTGATCCCGCCGATCTTCGCGTCGTCGATCATCCTGCTGCCGGCCACGGTGGTGAGCTGGTTCAGCACGGGCGACAGCATGCGCTGGCTGAAGAACATTGCCGATGCGCTGCATCCGGGCCAGCCGCCGTACGTGATGCTGTACGCCGCCGCGATCATCTTCTTCTGCTTCTTCTACACGGCGCTGGTGTTCAACAGCCGTGAGACGGCGGACAACCTGAAGAAGAGCGGGGCGTTCATCCCGGGCATCCGTCCGGGCGAGCAGACCGCGCGGTACATCGACAAGATCCTGTCGAGGCTGACGCTGGCGGGGGCGCTGTACATCACCGCGGTGTGCCTGCTGCCGGAGTTCCTGATCCTGAAGTACAACGTGCCGTTCTACTTCGGCGGGACCTCGCTGCTGATCATCGTGGTGGTGACGATGGACTTCTGGGCTCAGGTGCAGTCGTACGTGATGTCCCAGCAGTACGAGTCGCTGTTGAAGAAGGCGAATTTCAAGGCGGGCTGA
- the rplO gene encoding 50S ribosomal protein L15 codes for MQLNTIKPAEGSKKARRRVGRGIGSGLGKTAGRGHKGQKSRAGGFHKVGFEGGQMPLQRRLPKRGFKSQTLKFNAEVRLSDLERLGAEEVDLLTLKQAGLVPELAKNVKVIASGELTKKVVLKGIGATAGAKAAIEKAGGSLAE; via the coding sequence ATGCAACTCAACACCATCAAGCCGGCCGAGGGCAGCAAGAAGGCCCGCCGCCGCGTCGGTCGCGGCATCGGCTCGGGCCTGGGCAAGACCGCCGGCCGCGGTCACAAGGGCCAGAAGTCCCGCGCGGGCGGCTTCCACAAGGTCGGTTTCGAAGGCGGCCAGATGCCGCTGCAGCGCCGCCTGCCCAAGCGCGGCTTCAAGTCGCAGACCCTGAAGTTCAACGCCGAGGTTCGCCTGTCGGACCTGGAGCGCCTGGGTGCCGAGGAAGTGGACCTGCTGACGCTGAAGCAGGCAGGCCTGGTGCCGGAGCTGGCGAAGAACGTGAAGGTGATCGCTTCCGGCGAGCTGACCAAGAAGGTCGTGCTCAAGGGCATCGGCGCCACCGCCGGGGCCAAGGCGGCGATCGAGAAGGCTGGCGGTTCGCTGGCCGAGTGA
- the rpmD gene encoding 50S ribosomal protein L30: MADKKTLKVKLVRSPIGTRESHRATLRGLGLRKLNSESVLEDTPAVRGMINKVSYLVKVL; encoded by the coding sequence ATGGCTGACAAGAAAACTCTGAAGGTGAAGCTGGTTCGCAGCCCGATCGGGACCCGCGAATCTCACCGCGCCACCCTGCGTGGCCTGGGTCTGCGCAAGCTGAACAGCGAGTCGGTGCTGGAAGACACGCCGGCCGTGCGCGGCATGATCAACAAGGTGAGCTACCTGGTGAAGGTGCTCTGA
- the rpsE gene encoding 30S ribosomal protein S5, protein MAKFQPKVADEGRDDGLREKMIAVNRVTKVVKGGRILGFAALTVVGDGDGRIGMGKGKAREVPVAVQKAMEQARRNMIKVSLKNGTIHHNVVGEHGSAKVLMAPAKPGDGIIAGGPMRAVFEVMGVTDIVAKSHGSTNPYNMVRATLNALTSLRTPAEVAAKRGKTVEELFN, encoded by the coding sequence ATGGCAAAGTTTCAACCGAAGGTGGCTGACGAAGGTCGCGACGACGGTCTGCGCGAGAAGATGATCGCGGTCAACCGCGTCACCAAGGTGGTCAAGGGCGGCCGGATCCTCGGCTTCGCCGCGCTGACCGTGGTGGGCGACGGCGACGGCCGCATCGGCATGGGCAAGGGCAAGGCGCGTGAAGTGCCGGTCGCCGTGCAGAAGGCGATGGAGCAGGCCCGCCGCAACATGATCAAGGTGAGCCTGAAGAACGGCACCATCCACCACAACGTGGTGGGTGAGCACGGCTCCGCCAAGGTGCTGATGGCCCCGGCCAAGCCCGGTGACGGCATCATCGCCGGCGGCCCGATGCGTGCCGTCTTCGAAGTGATGGGTGTGACCGACATCGTGGCCAAGAGCCACGGCTCGACCAACCCCTACAACATGGTGCGCGCCACGCTGAACGCGCTGACGTCCCTGCGGACGCCGGCCGAAGTGGCAGCCAAGCGCGGCAAGACGGTTGAAGAGCTCTTCAACTGA
- the rplR gene encoding 50S ribosomal protein L18 has protein sequence MLNKKEQRLRRSRQTRARIAQLRVARLTVFRSNQHIYASVISEDGSRVLATASTVEKEVREQLGAGKGGNVAAAAIVGKRIAEKAKAAGVEKVAFDRSGFAYHGRVKALAEAAREGGLQF, from the coding sequence ATGTTGAACAAGAAAGAACAGCGCCTGCGCCGCTCCCGCCAGACCCGCGCTCGGATCGCGCAGCTGCGTGTGGCGCGCCTGACCGTGTTCCGTTCGAACCAGCACATCTACGCGAGCGTGATCTCGGAAGACGGCTCCCGCGTGCTGGCGACCGCTTCGACGGTCGAGAAGGAAGTGCGCGAGCAGCTCGGTGCCGGCAAGGGCGGCAATGTCGCCGCGGCAGCGATCGTCGGCAAGCGCATCGCCGAGAAGGCAAAGGCCGCTGGCGTGGAGAAGGTGGCGTTCGACCGTTCGGGCTTCGCCTACCACGGCCGCGTGAAGGCGCTGGCCGAGGCGGCCCGCGAAGGTGGCCTGCAGTTCTAA
- the rplF gene encoding 50S ribosomal protein L6 produces MSRVGKMPVAIPQGVDVSITADQISVKGALGTLVQPVNRLVTVKNEDGKLTFTPADDSAEANAMSGTMRALVANLVNGVSKGFEKKLTLVGVGFRAQAQGQKLNLQVGFSHPVVKEMPAGVKVETPSQTEIVIKGADRQVVGQVAAEVRAIRPPEPYKGKGIRYADEKVSLKETKKK; encoded by the coding sequence ATGTCCCGCGTTGGAAAAATGCCGGTCGCCATCCCGCAAGGCGTGGATGTGTCGATCACTGCTGACCAGATCAGCGTCAAGGGTGCACTGGGCACGCTCGTGCAGCCGGTGAACCGCCTGGTCACGGTCAAGAACGAAGACGGCAAGCTGACCTTCACCCCGGCCGACGACTCGGCCGAGGCGAACGCGATGTCCGGCACGATGCGCGCGCTGGTGGCCAACCTGGTCAACGGCGTCAGCAAGGGCTTCGAGAAGAAGCTCACCCTGGTCGGCGTGGGCTTCCGTGCCCAGGCCCAGGGCCAGAAGCTGAACCTGCAGGTCGGCTTCTCGCATCCGGTCGTCAAGGAAATGCCTGCCGGCGTCAAGGTCGAAACCCCGTCGCAGACCGAAATCGTCATCAAGGGCGCGGACCGCCAGGTGGTGGGCCAGGTCGCCGCCGAAGTGCGCGCGATCCGTCCTCCCGAGCCTTACAAGGGCAAGGGCATTCGTTATGCGGACGAGAAGGTCTCCCTGAAAGAGACCAAGAAGAAGTAA
- the rpsH gene encoding 30S ribosomal protein S8 produces the protein MSMSDPIADMLTRIRNAQMVEKASVSMPSSKLKVAIAQVLKDEGYIEDFQVRGEPAKPQLEIALKYYAGRPVIERLERVSRPGLRIYKGRHEIPQVMNGLGVAIVTTPKGVMTDRKARQAGIGGEVLCYVA, from the coding sequence ATGAGCATGAGTGATCCTATCGCCGATATGCTGACCCGCATCCGCAACGCGCAGATGGTCGAGAAGGCCAGCGTGTCGATGCCGTCGTCCAAGCTGAAGGTGGCCATCGCCCAGGTCCTGAAGGACGAGGGCTACATCGAAGATTTCCAGGTGCGTGGCGAGCCGGCCAAGCCGCAACTCGAGATCGCCCTGAAGTACTACGCCGGGCGTCCGGTGATCGAGCGCCTGGAGCGCGTGAGCCGTCCCGGCCTGCGCATCTACAAGGGCCGGCACGAGATTCCCCAGGTCATGAACGGTCTGGGCGTGGCGATCGTGACGACGCCCAAGGGTGTGATGACCGACCGCAAGGCGCGCCAGGCCGGTATCGGCGGCGAAGTGCTTTGCTACGTCGCGTGA
- the rpsN gene encoding 30S ribosomal protein S14, producing MAKLSLKQREQKRADLVAKYAKKYAELKAIIDDAKKSDEERYLARLELQKLPRNANPTRLRNRCGLTGRPRGTFRKFGLARNKIRELAFEGDIPGVVKASW from the coding sequence GTGGCTAAACTTTCTCTCAAGCAGCGCGAACAGAAGCGCGCCGACCTCGTGGCCAAGTACGCCAAGAAGTACGCCGAGCTGAAGGCGATCATCGACGACGCCAAGAAGTCGGACGAAGAGCGTTACCTGGCCCGCCTCGAGCTGCAGAAGCTCCCGCGCAACGCCAACCCGACCCGCCTGCGCAACCGCTGCGGCCTGACGGGTCGCCCGCGTGGCACCTTCCGCAAGTTCGGCTTGGCCCGCAACAAGATCCGTGAATTGGCCTTCGAGGGCGACATCCCGGGTGTCGTCAAGGCCAGCTGGTAA
- the rplE gene encoding 50S ribosomal protein L5, producing MARLQEFYREKVVPNLIQKFGYKSVMEVPRITKITLNMGVGEAVADKKVMDNAVGDLAKIAGQKPVVTKSRKAIAGFKIREGVPIGCMVTLRGVRMYEFLDRFITIALPRVRDFRGISGRSFDGRGNYNIGVKEQIIFPEIEYDKIDALRGLNISITTTAKTDEECKALLSEFRFPFKN from the coding sequence ATGGCTCGTTTGCAAGAGTTTTACCGCGAGAAGGTGGTGCCGAACCTCATCCAGAAGTTCGGCTACAAGTCGGTGATGGAAGTGCCCCGCATCACCAAGATCACGCTGAACATGGGCGTGGGCGAGGCCGTGGCCGACAAGAAGGTGATGGACAACGCCGTCGGTGACCTGGCCAAGATCGCCGGCCAGAAGCCGGTCGTGACCAAGTCGCGCAAGGCCATCGCGGGCTTCAAGATCCGCGAGGGCGTGCCCATCGGTTGCATGGTCACGCTGCGTGGCGTGCGCATGTACGAATTCCTGGACCGCTTCATCACCATCGCGCTGCCGCGCGTGCGTGACTTCCGCGGCATCTCGGGTCGCTCCTTCGACGGCCGTGGCAACTACAACATCGGCGTCAAGGAACAGATCATCTTCCCCGAGATCGAGTACGACAAGATCGACGCCCTGCGCGGTCTGAACATCAGCATCACCACGACGGCCAAGACGGACGAGGAGTGCAAGGCGCTGCTGTCCGAATTCCGTTTCCCGTTCAAGAACTGA
- the rplX gene encoding 50S ribosomal protein L24, with the protein MNKIRKGDEVIVLAGRDKGKRGKVTARVDADYITVEGVNVVKKHVRPNPLKGTTGGIVEKTMPIHQSNVAIFNPATGKADRVGVKLLADGKKVRVYKSSGEEIKA; encoded by the coding sequence ATGAACAAGATTCGTAAGGGCGACGAGGTCATCGTGCTGGCCGGTCGCGACAAGGGCAAGCGCGGCAAGGTGACGGCGCGCGTCGACGCCGACTACATCACCGTCGAGGGCGTCAACGTCGTCAAGAAGCACGTGCGTCCCAACCCGCTGAAGGGCACGACCGGCGGCATCGTCGAGAAGACCATGCCGATCCACCAGTCGAACGTGGCGATCTTCAATCCCGCTACCGGCAAGGCCGACCGCGTTGGCGTCAAGCTCCTGGCTGACGGCAAGAAGGTCCGCGTCTACAAGTCCAGCGGCGAAGAGATCAAGGCTTAA
- the rplN gene encoding 50S ribosomal protein L14, translating into MIQMQSRLDVADNTGAKSVMCIKVLGGSKRRYAGIGDIIKVSIKEAAPRGRVKKGEVYNAVVVRTAKGVRRQDGSLIKFDGNAAVLLNNKLEPIGTRIFGPVTRELRSERFMKIVSLAPEVL; encoded by the coding sequence ATGATTCAAATGCAATCGCGACTGGACGTCGCCGACAACACTGGCGCGAAGTCCGTCATGTGTATCAAGGTGCTCGGCGGCTCCAAGCGTCGCTATGCCGGCATCGGCGACATCATCAAGGTGAGCATCAAGGAAGCTGCGCCGCGTGGCCGCGTCAAGAAGGGCGAGGTCTACAACGCCGTGGTCGTGCGTACCGCCAAGGGTGTGCGCCGCCAGGATGGCTCGCTGATCAAGTTCGACGGCAACGCCGCGGTGCTGCTGAACAACAAGCTGGAGCCCATCGGCACCCGCATCTTCGGCCCGGTCACGCGCGAACTGCGCTCCGAGCGGTTCATGAAGATCGTGTCGCTGGCTCCTGAAGTGCTCTGA
- a CDS encoding peroxiredoxin translates to MLKVGDKLPAGTLYEYIEVEGEGCPIGPNAFDIAQSVAGKTIAIFGLPGAFTPTCSAKHLPGYVQQADELKAAGVDEIWCVSVNDAFVMGAWGREQGTAGKVRMMADGNGDFARATGLTLDLTPRGMGVRSQRYSMLVVDGQVKTLNVEAPGKFEVSDAQTLLEQARALKA, encoded by the coding sequence ATGCTGAAAGTCGGAGACAAGCTGCCCGCCGGCACCCTGTATGAATACATCGAGGTCGAGGGGGAGGGCTGCCCGATCGGCCCGAACGCCTTCGACATCGCCCAGTCGGTCGCCGGCAAGACCATCGCCATCTTCGGGCTGCCCGGGGCGTTCACCCCGACCTGCTCGGCCAAGCACCTGCCTGGCTACGTGCAGCAGGCCGACGAGCTGAAGGCCGCCGGGGTGGACGAGATCTGGTGCGTCTCGGTCAACGACGCCTTCGTGATGGGGGCCTGGGGCCGCGAGCAGGGCACGGCCGGGAAGGTGCGCATGATGGCCGACGGCAACGGCGACTTCGCCCGCGCCACCGGCCTGACGCTGGACCTGACCCCGCGCGGGATGGGGGTCCGCTCGCAGCGCTACTCGATGCTGGTGGTCGACGGCCAGGTGAAAACCCTGAATGTCGAGGCGCCGGGCAAGTTCGAGGTGAGCGACGCCCAGACCCTGCTGGAGCAGGCGCGTGCGCTGAAGGCCTGA
- the rpsQ gene encoding 30S ribosomal protein S17: protein MTETREKNTRTFIGRVVSDKRAKTVTVLVENRVKHELYGKIVVRSRKYHAHDENNEYKLGDLVEIAEGRPVSKTKAWYVTRLIEKARVV from the coding sequence ATGACGGAAACCCGCGAAAAGAACACGCGCACCTTCATCGGTCGCGTCGTGAGCGACAAGCGCGCCAAGACGGTCACCGTGCTGGTCGAGAACCGCGTCAAGCACGAGCTGTACGGCAAGATCGTCGTGCGGTCGCGCAAGTACCACGCCCACGACGAGAACAACGAGTACAAGCTGGGCGACCTGGTCGAGATCGCCGAAGGCCGTCCGGTCTCCAAGACCAAGGCCTGGTACGTCACGCGCCTGATCGAAAAGGCCCGCGTGGTCTGA
- the rpmC gene encoding 50S ribosomal protein L29 translates to MKASELRAKDVAGLEKEIKDLLKAHFGLRMQKATQQLANTASLGQTRRDIARAKTILAEKKKEAAK, encoded by the coding sequence ATGAAAGCATCTGAACTGCGCGCCAAGGACGTCGCCGGCCTGGAGAAGGAAATCAAGGACCTGCTCAAGGCTCACTTCGGTCTGCGCATGCAAAAGGCGACCCAGCAGCTGGCCAACACGGCCTCGCTGGGCCAGACCCGTCGCGACATCGCTCGCGCCAAGACCATTCTGGCCGAGAAGAAGAAGGAGGCCGCGAAATGA
- the rplP gene encoding 50S ribosomal protein L16, with product MLQPARRKYRKEHKGRNTGIATRGTNVSFGEFGLKATERGRITARQIEAARRAISRHIKRGGRIFIRIFPDKPISQKPAEVRMGNGKGNPEYYVAEIQPGKVLYEINGVPEQLAREAFQLASAKLPLRTVFVTRQIGA from the coding sequence ATGCTGCAACCCGCTCGTCGCAAGTATCGCAAGGAGCACAAGGGCCGCAACACCGGCATCGCCACCCGCGGCACGAACGTGTCGTTCGGCGAATTCGGCCTGAAGGCCACCGAGCGCGGCCGCATCACCGCGCGTCAGATCGAGGCGGCCCGTCGTGCCATTTCGCGCCACATCAAGCGCGGTGGCCGCATCTTCATCCGCATCTTCCCGGACAAGCCGATCTCGCAGAAGCCGGCTGAAGTGCGTATGGGTAACGGCAAGGGCAACCCGGAGTACTACGTCGCCGAGATCCAGCCGGGCAAGGTGCTGTACGAGATCAACGGTGTGCCCGAGCAGCTCGCCCGCGAGGCGTTCCAGCTGGCTTCGGCCAAGCTGCCGCTGCGCACCGTCTTCGTGACCCGCCAGATCGGCGCCTGA